A segment of the Prochlorococcus sp. RS04 genome:
AATTATTAGCTGTTGAATTTACAAAGTCATATCCGGCATCAGCTAATATTTTTTTACCATCACTAAACATCAAATCAGTATATTGACTGCCTTCTGCTCCTTGGTTCATTAAGGGCACAAACTTAGTTGAATAAGTTGCTGCTTTGATTATGTATTCGTCTAATTTATCTTTGGGTTCATAAATATTTTGCGTGTTTGCAGATTGATCAAATTTGATTTCTTCAAATTTGTATTCGTTAGCAGAAACAGAAAGAATAGAAGCAAAAGCTAAGGGGATAAGAGGTAGAGCTTTAAGTATTTTCACTAATTAAAATTTTTTTAAAAAAAATACCATACTTTGAAACTGATTTTCTACAAAAATATGGAAAATCATAAATGAATATACGTTTTTGGTGCATTTTGGGTGCAACCTTTTTTAGGTTTAATTTATTATAGGCTGAGACTTACTGCTATAACTGATCGGGGCGACAGGATTCGAACCTGCGACCTAGTGCTCCCAAAGCACCCGCTACGCAAAATGCGACAGCCCCCATGAGAAACAAGTGAGGCTATAGCTTATTAGTTGCTATTAAAAGAAAATTGATGAGTCTTAAAAAGTAGCAATATATAGCAAGGTGGTGCATAAATAAGCAAAATCTCGCTCAAATCTCGCTCACAAGCAACCTAGTGCCCTATGAGCACTAGCTCGTAGAATTTAGAAATTATTGATTGACATTCGATCTAAAATAAGGGGCAATTAGCTTTTTTTTTATGGATAAAAAGTGGAAGCAGTCTGAATTAAATAGAATTTACAGAGATCATCCAGAATTAAAACCTTTACCTGTTAAAAGCTTAGATATAGTTGTAATTGAATTTCTTAAATTACATGAAGTTGAGGTTATGCCACCGAAAAATAGTAGAGCAGGTGGAGCAATCGCAGGAGCTATAACTGGTGCATTTGGACCAGATGTTGGTGGAGATGCTTTTTTAATACAAGGACAAAACAAACAAACAAAGTTACAAGAATGGACTTCTTGGAAACAATGGGCTTTAAGTCATAAGGATTTTCCTGAATTTAAGAAGAAATTAACTGGGGGAGCCGTTGAAAAAAATGAAGAAATTGAACGAAATTTATACGAACCAGAATTTGTTAAAAAATGGACAGCTTATTTCAAGGAATATGAAGCTAAAGAATATGAAAGAAAGACTAAAGAAAATAAGAGCAGAAGTGTATCTCTTTTTATATTGTTAGCAATTTTTGTGGGAGTAATCGGCATAGCTCCAGAACTAGAAAGAAATTTCGGAAATAATAGAATGAATGAATATATTAAAAAAAATAAAGGTGATACACCAATAAGAAAAATTGATCCATCATCTTTTAATAACGAAAAAAAAGCAGGTTCCAAAAAGGTTAATTGCAATTCTCCTGTTTGGAAAAAGAAACCTATCTGTAATTAATGAAACGCTTACTACTCCCACTACTAGCAGCCCTCGCTTTACCTACTGCTGTTAATGCAAATGTAGATCCAAAAGTCGCTGAAATGTGTATGAAAGCAGTTGATTTTCAAGGTTGCGTTAATGCAATGACTGGGGTTAATAAAAATGCAAAAAATAAGGAAGAATTATTAAATGAAATTAGAAAACTTCCTTCGAGAATCTCAAATACTTCACTAAGAGATTTATCAGGAGAGACTAGATCATTTAGAGATAAATTAGCACTTAGTTCTCCAGAAGAAGTAGGTTTGGAACTCTTCGAAAATGCTAAAAAGCTTGAATCAGCTATCGATATTCTTTACAGCACATGGCAAAGAAAAATAGAGATTCAAAGTAGTGAATGGCTAAAATGGAGTCCTCAAAAAAACTATGAAACAGGACAAAGATTAAATAGAATTTTTGGAGGGTTAACTTTAGATATAAGATGTACAAGATATGGCTTTGTTATACAAGGTCAAGACATTACTTTTGCTGTAAGACTTTTAATTAATACCATTGCAAAAGAAATGGCTAATTCTGAAGGTAAATATTATATTTCTCAAGAAACCTATAAAATCCCTGCCACAGCTGAAATATTTTGTCCAGGAGATCCTAGAAGACCCGTTAAAGTTAGGAAAGAGGTAGAAGAATCTACTAAGCCCAAAAAACCGAATTGCCCTAATCCTGTATGGAAAGTTTCAGGACAAAAATATGTTTGTGAATAAATGAAACGCTTACTACTTGCACCGCTGCTAATTACTCTCTCAATTCTAAATATAGGATTTATTGGAAAGCCTAAATTGGAAGTTTTATATTGTGATCAAGAAAAATATATGAAAGCAAGTATTGAAGAAATGTGGGAAAATTTTCCTTGGATCTATGACAATAAAAATGGAAAACTTTATAAATATGATTCTTTTTTGAATGAAATAAATTTTATGGAAACCGATAAGGTTGGGGATAGTTTATATACTTTTGAGTCAAGACTTGATGGTAAGATTTTAAAAATTAAAGAAACAGAGACTAGTTACGGATATGTATTAGATGACAGGAGATATATCATTGATATTAAAGAAAAAAAATCAACTCATTACCCTGTAGATAATCCTGAGAGAAAGTATATAAACCGTTGTATTAAATTAGATTTGCCAAAAGGGGTAAAAATAAATTATTAAATGAAACGCTTACTACTTGCACCTTTAATAGTTAATAATTGACAGCCAACTAAAAGAGAATCATCTACTATTAATAAAAATTAAATTTAAATGAAAAAAACTATTTTAATTGGTTTAATTGCTGGCATTGCTGGGCTTGCAATTGGTTATAAAGTCCCAAAAGACAAGAATGCTGGTTATGTAATGATTTCTGGAAGGATTACAAATCCAGAACAAGCAGGTAAATACTTTGCAAAAGTAAATGATGTAGTTGTTAAAGGTTGTGGAGCAAAAACATTAACAGTTGATTATGAAACAGATGTTAGAGAGGGATACGATGGACCGTTTTCAGTACTCGCACAATTTCCAAGCAAAAAGGCAGCACAAGATTGCTATGAAGGTGATTATCAAAATATTATTCCTTTAAGAAAAGGAGCTATAGATATGAACTTTAGAATAGTTGAGAGAAATAGATAAAAAATAAAGCTATTTCTAGTGATACTGAGCGACATGAGGTTGCAAAGTTATGCAAGGTATAGCAAATCCTCGCTCAAAGCTCGCTCAGTCTCATTGTTCTAAAAGCAAACAATAAAAAAGAGAGTCTGGGAAACTCTCTTGTATGACTTGGTTTTTAAATGGTCGGGGCGACAGGATTCGAACCTGCGACCTAGTGCTCCCAAAGCAGTAAGACCCCTCTAGTGAGAGAAAGGGATCTAAGCTATAACTAAAGTCATACTCTGAATAAGACTGCACGAGACTGCACACTTTTGCATTTATAGGTTGTAATTCCACGGATTTCCGCAGAAAATAAAGTAGCACTAGGTTGTTTTACGGCTACTACAGAAAGTTGGGTTAAAGAGTTCAGAAAGGCTATTAAGACCAAAATTGGTTCTGGTTGGCAAGTTTCGAATGATAGAGGAAATATGCGTCTTTTAGTAGGAAATAAAAAAAACGGATTTACTTCAATAAACCTTCCTTTTGCTTGGCAAGAGAATCAATGGGTAGATGCTTATGACTTCATAAGGATTGGTGCGGAAGCATATTTGGAAAGTGATAAGAAACTACCTTTAAAAATTGCTTTTAAATTAACTAAGCAAACTGATAAGGAAATTACACTTGATTGGGAAGGTGCTTTGGTTCGATATAGAAAAACAACAACAAGAACAATAAAAGAAACAACTTGGAAGGATAAGCACTTGCCTGTTTTAGAGGGAGTTATGTTTTATATGAATAAAGCCAAGCACAAGCCACAAAACTCAAAGACACTACATAAGAAAGTTCTTAATGAATATGTTCATGGAAAATATAAACAACTAGAAGGTTGGGAGTTAGGAACAACTCAAAGAAGGCATATGAGAATAGCTTTTAATAAATTTTTGGATTATTGCTGCAACTATGAAGACTTCCCATCATATTGGCGACCTCTAGAACCAAAAGTTGCCGGAGAGAGAGATGATCTTATTGGAGAAAACAAGAGAATAGGCTATCCATTAACAGATGCACAGATTGGAAGATTGGTTGATAACTTTGGAGAGAATGACCAAGCTCAAAGATGGAAATTTGCTGCACAACTTTGTGCGGTTTATGGATTAAGACCAGAAGAAATTAATCATCTAGTTCTTCGAAACAATAAGGCAGAACTTTGGTGTACATATCAGAAGAAAAATTCTAAATTTAAAGAAAGAAAATTATTGCCTTTAGCAGTAAGGGATATTGATGGAAAACCTTTTAGTTGGTGCAAAAACTTGCTGCAAAGGTTAGCAGCGGGAGAAAAATTACCAGAAAATAAAGGGAAAGGAGGTCAGAATCTTGGAGAATACTTAAGAAGAAAAAGTATTAAAAATACTTGGTTGTCTATTTGTGCAGAAGCCGAAGCAGAAGGCTTAGAGTGTGTTCCCTATTCCTTCCGTCATAGATATGCCTATGTTGCTCACACAAGACCACTTAAAAATGGAACTATGAGAACAGTTAAGCAAATTGCTGACATGATGGGGCATGACACTGATACAAACAATAAAAATTACGCTAGATTCCAAACTAAGAATCTAGATATGGCTTCTGACTTGGAAGAATTACAGGAGGAAATAGTATGAGCAGTTATCTAGAAGAGAGAATTAGGTGGTATGACGACAATTATCGTAGTGGTAATGCTCTAATATCTGATGCCCAATTTGATCAATTAGAAAATAACTTAAAAAGAGTTAGTCCTAATTGTGATTACTTCACCAATAAAAAAGCTCTTCCACTTCCTTCACTTCCTAAAGATCAAATACAAGAATTTATAGAAGGATTACTTCCAGATACAAGATTAATTATTGAACCAAAGATTGATGGTTGTGCGATTGCTCTTCAATATAGAGATGGCATTTTAGAAAAAGCTATTAGTAGAAAAGGAACAGATTGCACTAATAAGATTTCTGCTGTTCCTGACGTTCCATCTAATATAAAAATCAAAGGTTTATTCCAAGTTAGAGGAGAACTTTTCAATCCTTCAGAATATGAAAGACCAACTTATTCTCAAAGACAGGCGGGTGGTTATCTTAGGGCTGCTGATAGCAAAAGCGATCATCTTAGCTTTTGTAGTTTCCAGATAATTAATGGAAGATTAAATCAGCATGATTCACTTAAATATTTAAAAAAATTAGGTTTTACGATTCCAGAATATAAGAGTCTAAATTTCACTTCTCAAGTTGAGATGTATAGAAAGCAATGGTCAGATAAAAAACTATTTACTAACTACCCAACAGATGGAATCGTTGTAAAAATAAATTCTAGAAAATTGCAATTAATTAGAGAAAAATCTATTGGTGTTTATCCACATTGGGCAATGGCTATTAAGTACTAAAAAATTAGATAAAGTACCTATATTTTGTTATTTATTTAAACGATATTATTTTGATCAAATAAGAGGATTAAAACAATGATGAAACTTGCAATCATTTTCTTGCCAATATTTTTTGCACTTATATGGGCTCTGTTTATTGGGTTAAGAATAAACAAAGTAGAAACTAGAGATGGAAAAAGAAAATTAATTAATTACTAATTGATTGACAGTCGATCTAAAATTAAGAGGAAACAAGCTCCTTTTTTATGTCTTGTTCAGTTACCTCCGTGTTTACTTTTAAAATTGAAAGCACTTTCGATGAATGGGCTGCAATATTTGATAGTGCAGAAGCAGATAAAAGGCATTCAGAATTTGATATCAAGCCACTTTTTAGAGGAGTAAGTAAGGAAGATCCTCAAAAAGTTATTGTTATTCATCAAGCTCCAGAAGGTAATGTTCAGAAGTTTGTCGAAGCTAATGGTGACTGGATGGCAACCCATAGAGTTGACCTTTCAACAATGGAAGAATCATCTTGGACTTCTTCAGCAAAAACGGAAACTTGTTGTGATTAACAAATGAAAAGACTTCTATTCCCACTAATATCGGCACTAACCTTATCTACTTCTGTTCAGGCTGGAATATCTGATGAATTACATAAAAAATGTTTAGAAGCACGAGATTATGCAGGTTGCGTGAATACTAATAAAAAATTTTCTCGCAAAAAAGATAAAGAAATATCTGGGATAGGAATAAGGCTCTTTCTTAATAGTGATACTGCTGAATTAACTATTCAATCTGTAATAAATGACTCTCCTGCCGCTTCCGCTGACATTCAACCAAATGATGTAATTATCAAAATAGATGGGAAATCAACTAAAGGAATGGGTATTACAGAGGCTGTTTCTCTCATAAAAGGACCAATAGATAAGCCAATTAAATTAGTCTTATTAAGAATTAATGAGTCAGGTAAAAAGGAAAAAATAAATGTTCGATTAGTAAGAGATACTTTTAAAGTCCCCAACAAAGAATATTTATATGAAGGAGATATGAGAAGG
Coding sequences within it:
- a CDS encoding DUF1330 domain-containing protein produces the protein MKKTILIGLIAGIAGLAIGYKVPKDKNAGYVMISGRITNPEQAGKYFAKVNDVVVKGCGAKTLTVDYETDVREGYDGPFSVLAQFPSKKAAQDCYEGDYQNIIPLRKGAIDMNFRIVERNR
- a CDS encoding NAD-dependent DNA ligase → MSSYLEERIRWYDDNYRSGNALISDAQFDQLENNLKRVSPNCDYFTNKKALPLPSLPKDQIQEFIEGLLPDTRLIIEPKIDGCAIALQYRDGILEKAISRKGTDCTNKISAVPDVPSNIKIKGLFQVRGELFNPSEYERPTYSQRQAGGYLRAADSKSDHLSFCSFQIINGRLNQHDSLKYLKKLGFTIPEYKSLNFTSQVEMYRKQWSDKKLFTNYPTDGIVVKINSRKLQLIREKSIGVYPHWAMAIKY
- a CDS encoding DUF3764 family protein, whose product is MSCSVTSVFTFKIESTFDEWAAIFDSAEADKRHSEFDIKPLFRGVSKEDPQKVIVIHQAPEGNVQKFVEANGDWMATHRVDLSTMEESSWTSSAKTETCCD
- a CDS encoding S41 family peptidase, yielding MKRLLFPLISALTLSTSVQAGISDELHKKCLEARDYAGCVNTNKKFSRKKDKEISGIGIRLFLNSDTAELTIQSVINDSPAASADIQPNDVIIKIDGKSTKGMGITEAVSLIKGPIDKPIKLVLLRINESGKKEKINVRLVRDTFKVPNKEYLYEGDMRRKLEFFFPENLKEIFPENELSPNQKRGTSI